The following coding sequences are from one Mycolicibacterium aichiense window:
- a CDS encoding protein kinase domain-containing protein: protein MSPRVGVTLSGRYRLQRLIATGGMGQVWEAVDSRLGRRVAVKVLKQEFSSDPEFVERFRAEARTVAMLNHPGIAAVHDYGETDMDGEGRTAYLVMELINGEPLNSVIKRTGRLSLRHALDMLEQTGRALQVAHAAGLVHRDVKPGNILITPTGQVKLTDFGIAKAVDAAPVTQTGMVMGTAQYIAPEQALGHDATAASDVYSLGVVGYEAVSGKRPFIGDGALTVAMKHIKETPAPLPADLPPNVRELIEITLVKNPGMRYRNGGQFADATAAVRAGRRPPRPNSAPTIRATPASIPGSSPRMPAAAPPTGTRPRANTGSHRPPPPRRTFSSGQRALLWAAGVLGALAIISAILIVLADKDRKDNKPVEQTVTDTVTPPTSQVAPSGWTERHLGGIPGGQIGVPRLSAASLGVGSLSEAVDTDEKPR from the coding sequence ATGAGCCCCCGCGTAGGAGTCACGCTGTCCGGCCGGTATCGGCTGCAGCGGCTGATCGCCACCGGCGGTATGGGTCAGGTGTGGGAGGCCGTCGACAGCCGGCTGGGACGCCGGGTCGCGGTCAAGGTCCTCAAGCAGGAGTTCTCGTCGGACCCGGAGTTCGTCGAGCGGTTCCGCGCCGAGGCGCGCACCGTCGCCATGCTCAACCACCCCGGCATCGCCGCCGTGCACGACTACGGCGAGACCGATATGGACGGCGAAGGCCGCACCGCCTACCTGGTGATGGAACTGATCAACGGTGAGCCGCTGAACTCGGTGATCAAGCGCACCGGCCGGCTGTCGCTGCGGCACGCGCTGGACATGCTCGAGCAGACCGGACGCGCGCTGCAGGTGGCCCACGCCGCCGGACTGGTGCACCGCGACGTCAAGCCGGGCAACATCCTGATCACGCCGACCGGTCAGGTGAAGCTCACCGACTTCGGTATCGCCAAAGCCGTCGACGCCGCGCCCGTCACCCAGACCGGAATGGTGATGGGCACCGCCCAGTACATCGCCCCCGAGCAGGCACTGGGTCACGACGCCACCGCTGCCAGCGACGTGTACTCCCTGGGAGTTGTTGGCTACGAAGCGGTTTCGGGTAAGCGGCCGTTCATCGGCGACGGTGCACTGACGGTGGCGATGAAGCACATCAAGGAGACGCCGGCACCGCTGCCTGCCGACCTGCCGCCGAACGTGCGCGAGCTGATCGAGATCACCCTGGTGAAGAACCCGGGCATGCGCTACCGCAACGGTGGTCAGTTCGCCGACGCGACCGCCGCCGTGCGGGCGGGTCGGCGCCCGCCGCGGCCCAACTCCGCGCCGACCATCCGCGCCACCCCGGCCTCGATCCCGGGCAGTTCGCCGCGGATGCCTGCCGCCGCCCCGCCGACCGGGACGCGGCCACGGGCCAACACCGGCAGTCACCGCCCGCCGCCGCCGCGGCGCACCTTCTCCTCCGGCCAGCGGGCACTGCTGTGGGCGGCCGGCGTGCTGGGGGCGTTGGCGATCATCAGCGCCATCCTGATCGTGCTCGCGGACAAAGACCGCAAGGACAACAAGCCCGTCGAGCAGACTGTCACCGACACCGTCACCCCGCCCACCAGTCAGGTCGCGCCGTCGGGTTGGACGGAACGCCACCTCGGCGGTATTCCTGGAGGGCAGATCGGGGTACCCCGACTCAGCGCTGCCAGCCTCGGTGTTGGTTCGCTGTCCGAGGCTGTTGACACCGACGAGAAACCACGATGA